The following are encoded in a window of Aerococcus sanguinicola genomic DNA:
- a CDS encoding anthranilate synthase component I family protein: MPLNLSLEEVQAFAQDTDYTIVPLAREILSDFITPIEAMRILKKASTHCYMLESAQANETWGRYSFLGYEPKLEVTCKDGRLEIGDRVYETEDPAAYIRDLLADYRSPRLDNLPTFTGGLVGYFAYDYFNYVEPSARRPVADHEDFKDLDLMLFDRVIAFDNLEQKIILIVNLKLDQVEANYAEAVEALNAMEDLLRSGDKVEEEPGRIQGPVTPYLDQEAFCDIVNRAKDYIREGDIFQIVLSNYLSAPFSGSLFNSYRLLRTVNPSPYMFYFSGTDVELAGASPETLVKLKEGRLHTFPLAGTRPRGKTAEEDQALEADLLSDAKELAEHNMLVDLGRNDLGRVSEIGSVEVEKLHAIERFSHVMHIGSVVGSQLRSDCDALDAIASVLPAGTLSGAPKIRACQLIAELEGSKRGVYGGAIGYIDFTGNMETCIGIRLIYAKNGKVFVRSGAGIVADSQAEKEYQECLNKAKASLSALELAQEVD; encoded by the coding sequence ATGCCCTTAAACCTGAGCCTGGAGGAGGTCCAAGCCTTCGCCCAAGATACGGACTATACGATTGTGCCCCTGGCGCGTGAGATTCTATCGGACTTTATCACTCCCATTGAAGCCATGCGAATCCTGAAAAAGGCCTCGACCCACTGTTACATGTTGGAATCGGCCCAGGCCAATGAGACCTGGGGCCGGTACAGCTTCCTTGGCTATGAGCCCAAGTTGGAAGTGACCTGCAAGGATGGCCGTTTAGAAATCGGCGACCGAGTCTATGAGACGGAAGACCCAGCGGCTTATATCCGCGACTTGCTGGCGGACTACCGGAGTCCCCGTTTGGACAATTTGCCAACTTTTACCGGAGGGCTGGTGGGTTACTTCGCCTATGACTACTTCAACTATGTGGAGCCTTCAGCCAGACGGCCGGTCGCTGACCACGAGGACTTCAAGGACCTGGATCTCATGCTCTTCGACCGAGTCATTGCCTTTGACAACCTGGAACAAAAAATTATCCTGATCGTTAATCTGAAGTTGGACCAGGTGGAAGCTAACTATGCGGAGGCGGTGGAGGCGCTGAATGCGATGGAGGACCTTCTGCGCAGCGGTGACAAGGTCGAGGAAGAACCAGGCCGGATCCAAGGGCCTGTGACCCCTTACTTGGACCAGGAAGCCTTCTGTGATATCGTCAACCGGGCCAAGGATTATATCCGGGAGGGGGATATCTTCCAGATTGTTCTCTCCAACTATCTATCCGCGCCTTTCTCGGGCAGCCTCTTTAATAGCTACCGACTCTTGCGGACGGTCAACCCTTCGCCTTATATGTTCTATTTTTCGGGAACGGATGTGGAATTAGCGGGGGCGTCGCCAGAAACTCTGGTCAAGCTAAAAGAAGGCCGGCTCCACACCTTCCCGCTAGCAGGAACGCGGCCGCGGGGCAAGACGGCGGAGGAAGACCAGGCCCTGGAAGCGGACCTCTTGTCCGATGCCAAGGAATTGGCTGAGCACAATATGTTGGTAGACCTAGGCCGCAATGATCTGGGTCGGGTCAGTGAGATCGGCAGTGTGGAAGTAGAAAAACTCCATGCCATTGAACGTTTCTCCCACGTCATGCATATTGGGTCGGTGGTCGGCAGCCAGCTGCGGTCGGACTGCGACGCCCTGGATGCTATTGCCTCTGTCCTCCCAGCTGGGACCCTGTCGGGAGCGCCTAAGATCCGGGCCTGCCAGTTGATTGCGGAATTGGAGGGAAGCAAGCGCGGTGTTTACGGCGGCGCCATTGGTTATATTGACTTTACTGGTAATATGGAAACCTGCATCGGCATCCGCCTGATCTACGCCAAGAACGGCAAGGTCTTTGTCCGCAGTGGGGCAGGGATTGTTGCCGATTCCCAAGCGGAAAAAGAATACCAAGAGTGCCTCAACAAGGCCAAAGCATCCCTAAGTGCCCTAGAACTCGCCCAGGAGGTGGACTAA